The following proteins come from a genomic window of Pseudomonas syringae:
- a CDS encoding fimbrial biogenesis chaperone produces MFGTICKLAPAMPARGICMTLFMLIACMPAAQAALTVNATRVVFASDKRSTSVIISNPSDRPFAVQTWVNTSADDATTLVPFAPSPTLFRLNPGKEQQVQINGLPNDLPADRESLFYFNVQEIPQADSTQSNVLNIALRTRLKLFYRPAGLTENPTERLKDLQWSIGRTSGKTQLTATNPTPFHVSFIRLEVTAGGKTEKISQAEMLGPMTSHTYELDELPASPGMQVVFSAINDYGGYSTPLTLPARLIP; encoded by the coding sequence ATGTTCGGCACTATCTGCAAGCTAGCCCCTGCCATGCCTGCACGCGGCATCTGCATGACGTTGTTCATGCTGATCGCCTGCATGCCCGCGGCTCAGGCGGCCTTGACCGTCAACGCGACTCGTGTGGTGTTTGCCAGCGACAAACGCAGCACCTCGGTGATCATTTCAAACCCAAGCGACAGGCCGTTCGCGGTTCAGACCTGGGTCAACACGTCGGCCGACGACGCCACCACCCTGGTACCGTTCGCGCCATCACCGACCCTGTTCCGCCTCAATCCCGGCAAGGAGCAACAGGTGCAAATCAACGGCTTGCCCAATGATCTGCCTGCTGACCGCGAATCACTGTTCTATTTCAATGTTCAGGAGATACCTCAGGCCGACAGCACTCAAAGCAACGTGCTGAATATCGCCCTGCGCACTCGTCTCAAACTGTTTTATCGCCCTGCCGGGTTAACCGAAAATCCCACTGAGCGCCTGAAGGATCTGCAGTGGTCGATCGGGCGAACTTCAGGCAAAACGCAACTGACCGCAACCAACCCGACCCCCTTCCACGTCTCCTTCATTCGCCTGGAAGTCACCGCTGGTGGCAAGACAGAAAAGATCAGCCAGGCCGAGATGCTTGGCCCGATGACCTCTCATACCTATGAACTCGACGAGCTGCCAGCATCGCCAGGCATGCAAGTGGTGTTTTCCGCGATCAACGACTACGGCGGCTACAGCACGCCCTTGACCCTACCGGCCCGGCTGATCCCGTAA
- a CDS encoding response regulator, with the protein MQALPDNTLDATSTEQRWNVRALIVDDDVAIRELLCDYLTRFNINALGVTDGAQMRQALSEETFDVVVLDLMLPGEDGLSLCRWLRSTSDIPILMLTARCEPTDRIIGLELGADDYMAKPFEPRELVARIQTILRRVRDERSDQRSTIRFDAWRLNSVLRQLTAADGLVVPLSNAEFRLLRVFLERPHRVLSREQLLDAARGRSIEAFDRSIDLLVSRLRQKLGDDPKNPQLIKTVRGEGYLFDARELG; encoded by the coding sequence ATGCAAGCACTTCCCGACAACACCCTGGATGCCACGTCGACCGAGCAGCGCTGGAACGTTCGTGCGTTGATCGTCGATGACGATGTCGCCATTCGCGAACTGCTCTGTGATTACCTGACCCGCTTCAACATCAATGCCCTCGGTGTGACCGACGGCGCGCAGATGCGCCAGGCACTGAGCGAAGAAACCTTCGACGTGGTGGTGCTGGACCTGATGCTGCCCGGCGAAGACGGTTTGTCGCTTTGCCGCTGGCTGCGCAGCACATCCGACATCCCGATCCTGATGCTGACGGCGCGTTGCGAGCCGACTGACCGCATCATCGGCCTGGAGCTGGGCGCTGATGACTACATGGCCAAACCGTTCGAGCCGCGCGAGCTGGTCGCGCGCATCCAGACCATTCTGCGTCGGGTACGTGATGAACGCAGCGATCAGCGCTCCACCATCCGTTTCGATGCCTGGCGCCTGAACAGTGTCTTGCGTCAACTGACAGCGGCCGATGGCCTGGTTGTGCCGTTGTCCAACGCTGAGTTCCGGCTGCTGCGCGTTTTTCTCGAAAGACCTCACCGGGTGCTGAGCCGCGAGCAACTGCTCGATGCTGCCCGAGGCCGCTCGATCGAAGCCTTTGACCGCAGCATCGATTTGCTGGTCTCGCGCTTGCGTCAGAAACTGGGTGACGACCCGAAGAATCCGCAATTGATCAAGACCGTGCGCGGCGAAGGCTATCTGTTCGATGCCAGGGAGCTGGGTTGA
- a CDS encoding sensor histidine kinase: MIRRLDTLFARLFGGALLAIMLAHLLAFIWFTQYGMRPPPDDRPDAQHAQDDRGQRHRPPPGGPLVVLFFQFVTLIIAAWYGAKALARPVQRLSEAAERLSENLDSPPLEISGPKEARQAAQTFNLMQRKIREQMQQRGRMLAAVSHDLRTPLSRLKLRVEQIEEPRLHGQMTQDLNDMISMLDATLAYLNEHRRNEGLQQFDLQALIESQAENAQDNGDDVQYAGQCKPLKTQPMALRSCLQNLVDNALRYAGSAHIVIEDSPERVRISVVDHGPGIAPEFHETVFEPFYRLESSRNRNSGGIGMGMSIAREAARRIGGDLTLAQTPGGGLTAILDLPRR; encoded by the coding sequence TTGATCCGCAGGCTCGATACGCTATTCGCCCGACTGTTCGGCGGTGCTCTGCTGGCGATCATGCTCGCGCACTTGCTGGCGTTCATCTGGTTCACGCAGTACGGCATGCGCCCACCCCCCGATGACCGCCCCGACGCGCAGCATGCACAGGACGACCGAGGGCAGCGGCACAGGCCGCCACCGGGTGGTCCACTGGTGGTGCTGTTCTTTCAGTTCGTCACGCTGATTATTGCCGCATGGTACGGCGCCAAAGCGCTGGCCCGCCCGGTGCAGCGCCTGAGCGAGGCCGCCGAGCGCCTCAGTGAAAACCTCGACAGCCCGCCACTGGAAATAAGCGGCCCCAAAGAAGCCCGGCAGGCCGCACAGACATTCAATCTGATGCAGCGCAAGATCCGCGAACAAATGCAGCAGCGCGGGCGCATGCTCGCTGCGGTATCCCATGACCTGCGCACGCCCCTTTCACGACTCAAGCTGCGCGTCGAACAGATTGAGGAACCGAGGCTGCATGGCCAGATGACTCAAGACCTCAACGACATGATCAGCATGCTTGACGCCACGCTCGCCTACCTCAACGAACATCGGCGGAACGAAGGCTTGCAGCAGTTCGACTTGCAGGCGCTGATCGAGTCACAGGCCGAGAATGCTCAGGACAACGGCGACGACGTGCAGTATGCAGGCCAGTGCAAACCACTGAAGACGCAGCCGATGGCGCTGCGCTCATGCCTGCAGAATCTGGTCGACAACGCGCTGCGCTACGCCGGTAGCGCGCATATCGTGATCGAGGACAGCCCCGAGCGCGTGCGCATATCGGTGGTTGATCACGGACCGGGCATCGCGCCTGAGTTTCACGAAACGGTATTCGAACCGTTCTACCGCCTGGAAAGCTCGCGTAACCGCAACTCCGGCGGTATCGGCATGGGCATGAGCATCGCCCGCGAGGCCGCCCGCCGCATCGGCGGTGATCTGACCCTCGCGCAGACACCGGGCGGCGGCCTTACCGCAATACTGGATCTGCCGCGACGCTGA
- the xopAW gene encoding XopAW family type III secretion system calcium-binding effector: MISGISSSFSGYTSSTSATSGTSSTASKKFQEELLAKLDTDGDGSIGKDELSTALSSGSKEGVTVSLSQAFSDLDSNDDESLDADELAAMTPPPPPPMQSVDDQAEDLLGSLDSDGDGAISSDELTTGLSNAGSTANSSEVFDALDTDEDGTVSLEELIAGMQPQQPPAGMPPAQMSTSGSTDSASLFSTLDSDSNDSISASELSAALKQSDRTVDQGNTSQIATQALNKMIAALSEKYDTQSSTPVGKYLDTAA; encoded by the coding sequence ATGATCAGTGGGATAAGCAGCAGTTTTTCGGGCTATACCAGCTCGACCAGCGCCACGTCAGGCACCAGCAGCACCGCCAGCAAGAAATTCCAGGAAGAGCTGCTGGCGAAGCTGGACACCGACGGTGACGGCAGCATCGGCAAGGACGAACTGAGTACCGCTCTGTCGTCCGGGAGCAAGGAAGGCGTCACGGTCAGCCTGAGCCAGGCGTTCAGCGATCTTGACAGCAATGACGATGAAAGCCTCGACGCCGACGAGCTGGCGGCCATGACGCCACCGCCTCCACCGCCCATGCAGTCAGTCGATGATCAGGCAGAAGACCTGCTCGGTTCGCTGGACAGCGATGGTGACGGCGCGATCAGCAGCGATGAGCTGACCACCGGGCTGAGCAACGCGGGCAGCACGGCAAACAGCAGTGAAGTGTTCGACGCCCTGGACACCGACGAAGACGGCACCGTCAGCCTGGAAGAGCTGATCGCGGGCATGCAGCCGCAACAGCCGCCTGCCGGTATGCCGCCTGCGCAGATGAGCACCTCCGGCAGCACTGACAGCGCCAGCCTGTTCAGCACGCTGGACAGTGATAGCAATGACAGTATCAGTGCGTCGGAGTTGTCTGCCGCACTGAAACAGAGTGACCGCACTGTCGATCAGGGCAACACCAGCCAGATCGCCACTCAGGCCTTGAACAAGATGATCGCCGCGCTCAGCGAAAAGTATGACACCCAAAGCAGCACGCCGGTCGGCAAGTACCTGGACACGGCTGCGTGA
- a CDS encoding AI-2E family transporter, whose product MFNNDRLLVQILLLALFGACLWVMAPFWSALVWGAVLAFASWPLMRLLTRWFKGRESLAALVMCLCWMLLVAAPLVWLGFNLADHVRDATGLIKDIQVDGLPDPPQWLAGIPLVGERLVALWTTIDQQGAAFMATLKPHLGQVGNWLLARSAQIGGGILELTLSIVFAFFFYRDGPRLAAFVLSLLERLIGDRAQYYLDLVAGTVQRVVNGVIGTAAAQAVLALIGFLIAGIPGALVLGILTFLFSLIPMGPPLVWLPATAWLVWQGEYGMAIFLGIWGMFVISGVDNVLKPYLISRGGNLPLVIVLLGVFGGLLAFGFIGLFIGPTLLAVAYSLLTDWVGSERARNR is encoded by the coding sequence ATGTTCAACAATGATCGTCTGTTGGTGCAGATTCTGCTGCTGGCGCTGTTTGGTGCCTGTCTCTGGGTGATGGCGCCGTTCTGGTCGGCGCTGGTCTGGGGCGCGGTGCTGGCGTTTGCCAGCTGGCCGCTGATGCGTCTGCTGACGCGCTGGTTCAAGGGCCGTGAGTCGCTGGCTGCGCTGGTGATGTGCCTGTGCTGGATGCTGCTGGTCGCGGCGCCGCTGGTGTGGCTGGGCTTCAATCTCGCCGACCATGTGCGTGACGCAACCGGCCTGATCAAGGACATTCAGGTCGACGGCTTGCCCGATCCACCGCAATGGCTGGCGGGTATTCCGCTGGTGGGCGAGCGACTGGTAGCGCTGTGGACCACCATCGACCAGCAAGGTGCGGCGTTCATGGCGACGCTCAAACCGCATCTGGGGCAGGTCGGTAACTGGTTGCTGGCACGCAGTGCGCAGATTGGCGGCGGCATTCTAGAACTGACCCTGAGCATCGTCTTCGCGTTCTTCTTTTACCGGGACGGGCCGCGTCTGGCAGCGTTCGTGCTCAGCCTGCTCGAACGGCTGATCGGGGATCGTGCCCAGTATTATCTGGATCTGGTCGCCGGTACGGTGCAACGCGTCGTCAACGGCGTCATCGGCACGGCGGCGGCCCAGGCAGTGCTGGCGTTGATCGGCTTCCTGATTGCGGGCATTCCCGGTGCATTGGTGCTGGGTATCCTGACCTTTCTGTTCAGCCTGATCCCGATGGGCCCACCATTGGTCTGGCTGCCGGCCACTGCCTGGCTGGTCTGGCAGGGCGAGTATGGTATGGCGATATTTCTCGGCATCTGGGGCATGTTCGTCATCAGCGGCGTAGACAACGTGCTCAAACCGTATCTGATCAGCCGCGGCGGCAACCTGCCGCTGGTGATTGTGTTGCTGGGCGTGTTCGGGGGGCTGCTGGCATTCGGCTTCATCGGCCTGTTTATCGGTCCGACGCTATTGGCGGTGGCGTACAGCTTGTTGACCGACTGGGTTGGCAGTGAGCGGGCGCGCAACCGCTAA
- a CDS encoding fimbrial protein, with protein MALGASPFSIAMADESEHHLPNECYWHTSPGMKDFRRDIGALYIAREAEIGSVIGSIDIKAITSDPANLEVQCSNDGTALLEFRAVATAPVFPGVVGPINGEDVTGKILQTNIPGVGVRTKLGIPLAPPSGGPCNNCFIPVDGDSTVPYLGIHDHRRMPSPMRIVQLRNEVTLVKIGPIPSGPQLLDGSELWSGSVTPLGKIMGFGLTGTLYQAQCSVGADAVSADPVQLGEWDSADFTGPGFTTTAVPFSIALSNCETDPDPVTGFIATAHIQLDGVQGSMPVGPTHSGVFSLTSDSTAQGMGIQVLKADAITPMELQTEVPLSVISPGSTVLNFHARFYQTHANSAIRPGLAKGALSFTMTYK; from the coding sequence ATGGCCTTGGGCGCCAGTCCTTTCAGCATCGCAATGGCCGATGAATCCGAACACCATCTGCCCAACGAATGCTATTGGCACACAAGCCCCGGAATGAAAGACTTTCGTCGTGATATTGGCGCGCTTTATATAGCCAGGGAAGCAGAAATCGGTTCGGTGATCGGCAGCATCGACATCAAAGCGATCACATCGGATCCAGCCAACCTGGAGGTGCAATGCAGCAATGACGGTACCGCGCTGCTTGAGTTCCGCGCAGTTGCAACAGCCCCCGTGTTTCCTGGCGTGGTAGGCCCGATAAACGGGGAGGATGTGACCGGCAAGATATTGCAGACCAATATCCCGGGGGTCGGCGTGCGGACCAAGCTGGGCATTCCCTTGGCCCCGCCTTCCGGTGGCCCATGCAACAACTGTTTTATCCCTGTGGATGGCGACTCGACAGTGCCTTACCTTGGCATTCACGATCATCGGCGAATGCCAAGCCCTATGAGGATTGTGCAGTTGAGAAATGAAGTCACGCTGGTAAAGATCGGGCCTATTCCCTCCGGCCCACAATTACTGGATGGCAGCGAACTGTGGAGCGGCAGTGTTACCCCGCTGGGCAAGATCATGGGTTTTGGCCTGACAGGCACCCTCTACCAGGCTCAATGCAGCGTTGGTGCCGACGCCGTGAGCGCAGATCCTGTGCAACTCGGGGAATGGGACAGCGCGGACTTCACCGGCCCCGGCTTTACCACCACTGCGGTACCTTTCAGTATTGCCTTGAGCAACTGCGAAACTGATCCCGACCCTGTCACAGGTTTCATCGCTACTGCTCACATCCAGCTCGATGGCGTTCAGGGATCAATGCCGGTAGGGCCGACCCATAGCGGTGTTTTCAGTCTGACCAGCGACTCTACTGCCCAGGGCATGGGCATCCAGGTCCTCAAAGCAGATGCCATCACGCCAATGGAGCTGCAGACCGAGGTCCCGCTGTCTGTAATCAGTCCGGGCAGCACCGTGCTGAACTTTCACGCCCGCTTCTATCAGACCCATGCCAACAGTGCGATCCGGCCTGGCCTGGCCAAAGGAGCGCTGAGTTTCACCATGACGTATAAGTAA
- a CDS encoding helix-turn-helix domain-containing protein, producing the protein MPRNKGEQCGATPLGSVAPALVQLTVKERQILEWAAMGKTAWEIARIQKCSEATVHFHTSNIRRKFDVHSLSAALVMAIRQGVISVR; encoded by the coding sequence ATGCCTCGCAACAAGGGAGAACAGTGCGGCGCCACGCCGCTCGGCTCGGTCGCGCCCGCTCTTGTCCAGTTGACTGTCAAGGAACGACAGATTCTGGAGTGGGCGGCGATGGGTAAAACCGCGTGGGAAATAGCACGTATACAGAAGTGTTCGGAAGCGACCGTGCACTTTCACACCAGCAATATCCGCCGCAAGTTCGATGTGCATTCGTTGAGTGCGGCGCTGGTGATGGCAATCAGGCAGGGGGTTATTTCGGTGCGGTGA
- a CDS encoding fimbria/pilus outer membrane usher protein: protein MPLLPEPGFIPVRLRFMRSLLVYGSGALMLDPGPALAALSFQSGFLRQGPGYSSDAAVQALDTLANVQDLAPGNHWVEIQINSRYFGQQELRFELDPQGERLLPCLSRAMLEQMGLRVEGIADPGLLDASCIDLFRLVPGSKIDFDGGRLQLSISIPQIAMRRDTSGQVDPALWDYGINAAFFSYQASAQQTSGAETGRRNSADLYLNSGINLGKWRLRSNQSVRHDEEGRREWTRAYAYAQRDVPGTHANLTVGETHTGGDVFPSLPIKGALINTDEEMLPDARQGYAPVIRGVAQSRARLEVLQNGFPIYSTYVSAGPYEIDDLTTAGSGELEVVLTEADGQIRRFTQPYSTLGNLLREGTWQYSAAMGRHNGINATEQPWLWQGTLAVGTGWNSTLYGGLITSDIYRATALGVSRDMGGLGALAFDVTHSDAQIDKPDQPSVQGMSYAFRYGKAFPTRTHLRFAGYRYSTQGYRDFNETLRQRSDDTMFKGGRRSRLEASLHQTLGDRSSVSLTLSRQDYWGINHEQSQFQFNANTRYAGVTYNFYASQSLSDALDSGDDMQVGLGVSMPLGIGRSSNATFDVQKSGDRHSQRASLSGSLDDNRLSYRTSLSNDDGNRQSAGIAASYQAPFGSIGAGMTQGSHYRSMSVNANGTVLLHADGVEPGPSLGDTIALVQVPDTPNVGVVNAIGVRTDDRGYALVPYLRPYRYNQIALQTDQLGPEVEIDNGSTQVVPARGAVIKTTFAAREVTRLVINARASDGQPLPFGAQVSDELGNLMGIAGQGGQILLSTGMQPQNLNVQWGNQSAPQCRLHIDPASMPLAKGYRVQELTCTP from the coding sequence ATGCCCCTATTACCTGAACCCGGGTTCATACCCGTGCGCCTGCGTTTCATGCGCTCGCTGCTGGTGTATGGCAGCGGCGCGCTTATGCTGGACCCCGGTCCGGCGCTGGCCGCCCTCTCGTTCCAGTCCGGTTTCCTGCGCCAGGGTCCGGGTTATTCAAGCGATGCAGCAGTCCAGGCACTTGATACGCTGGCCAATGTGCAGGACCTTGCACCCGGCAACCACTGGGTAGAAATCCAGATCAACAGCCGTTACTTCGGCCAGCAGGAACTGCGCTTCGAACTCGACCCGCAAGGCGAGCGGCTGCTGCCCTGCCTTTCCAGAGCAATGCTTGAGCAGATGGGCTTACGCGTTGAAGGCATCGCCGATCCGGGACTGCTGGACGCCTCGTGTATCGACCTGTTCAGACTGGTTCCGGGATCGAAGATCGATTTCGATGGCGGCAGGCTGCAATTGTCGATTTCCATCCCGCAGATCGCCATGCGCCGCGACACGTCCGGCCAGGTCGACCCGGCACTCTGGGATTACGGCATCAATGCAGCATTTTTCAGCTATCAGGCCTCGGCGCAGCAGACTTCCGGCGCTGAAACGGGCCGACGCAACAGCGCAGACCTGTACCTCAATAGCGGCATCAACCTCGGCAAATGGCGGCTGCGCAGCAATCAAAGCGTGCGCCATGATGAAGAAGGGAGGCGTGAATGGACAAGGGCCTACGCCTATGCTCAACGCGATGTTCCCGGTACTCACGCCAACCTGACGGTTGGCGAAACACACACGGGCGGCGATGTTTTCCCGAGCCTGCCGATCAAGGGCGCGCTGATCAACACCGACGAGGAAATGCTCCCCGATGCGCGGCAAGGCTACGCGCCGGTCATTCGCGGAGTGGCGCAAAGCAGAGCCAGGCTGGAAGTACTGCAGAACGGCTTCCCGATCTATTCAACCTACGTCAGCGCAGGCCCTTACGAAATCGATGACCTGACTACCGCTGGCAGTGGCGAACTTGAAGTGGTGCTGACCGAAGCCGATGGCCAGATCCGGCGCTTTACCCAGCCCTACTCCACCCTCGGCAACCTGTTGCGTGAAGGCACCTGGCAATACAGCGCAGCAATGGGTCGCCATAACGGCATCAACGCAACCGAACAACCCTGGTTATGGCAAGGCACGCTGGCGGTGGGCACCGGCTGGAACTCGACGCTCTACGGTGGCCTGATAACCAGCGACATTTACCGCGCCACAGCCCTGGGGGTATCCAGAGACATGGGGGGGCTGGGTGCACTGGCGTTTGACGTGACGCATTCGGATGCGCAAATCGACAAGCCTGACCAGCCAAGCGTGCAAGGCATGAGTTATGCGTTCAGGTACGGAAAGGCATTCCCGACCCGGACCCACCTGCGCTTCGCCGGTTATCGCTACTCCACCCAAGGGTATCGGGACTTTAACGAAACACTGCGCCAGCGCAGCGACGACACGATGTTCAAAGGTGGCCGCCGCAGTCGCCTTGAAGCATCCCTGCATCAAACACTCGGGGACCGCAGCAGCGTCAGCCTGACGCTGTCCCGGCAGGATTACTGGGGCATCAACCATGAGCAGAGCCAGTTCCAGTTCAACGCCAACACCCGGTATGCAGGCGTTACCTACAATTTCTACGCATCGCAGTCGCTAAGCGATGCGCTTGACAGTGGCGATGACATGCAAGTGGGGCTTGGCGTGTCGATGCCGCTGGGCATCGGGCGCTCAAGCAATGCGACCTTCGACGTGCAGAAAAGCGGCGATCGCCATAGCCAACGCGCCAGCCTCAGCGGAAGCCTGGACGATAATCGCCTCAGTTATCGCACCAGCCTGAGTAACGACGATGGCAACCGACAGAGCGCAGGTATCGCCGCGAGCTATCAGGCCCCGTTCGGCAGCATCGGCGCGGGCATGACCCAGGGCAGCCATTACCGCAGCATGTCGGTCAACGCCAACGGTACCGTGTTGCTGCACGCCGATGGCGTTGAACCGGGCCCCAGCCTGGGCGATACCATCGCACTGGTTCAGGTTCCGGATACGCCGAACGTCGGCGTCGTCAATGCGATAGGGGTCAGGACAGACGACCGGGGCTACGCGCTTGTCCCGTACCTGCGCCCTTATCGTTACAACCAGATCGCCCTGCAGACCGATCAACTTGGCCCCGAAGTGGAAATCGACAACGGCAGCACTCAGGTAGTGCCAGCCCGCGGCGCGGTCATCAAAACCACCTTTGCTGCGCGTGAGGTCACTCGACTGGTCATCAACGCACGGGCCAGCGATGGCCAGCCATTGCCGTTCGGTGCGCAGGTCAGCGATGAACTGGGAAATCTCATGGGCATCGCAGGTCAGGGCGGGCAGATTCTGCTGTCCACCGGTATGCAACCGCAAAACCTCAATGTGCAATGGGGCAATCAGTCAGCCCCCCAATGCCGCCTGCACATCGACCCTGCCAGCATGCCTTTGGCCAAAGGTTATCGAGTACAGGAACTGACGTGTACGCCATGA
- a CDS encoding fimbrial protein — protein sequence MKITFSALGLALAAALAGPSAFANTGTINFEGKITSSTCPIEVVNPGDGAIGNQVKMGSVDASRFTGIGQEYSGKTFVLRLNDKGNCNLTGTHDVARVTFNGVGDSSGKYFGITPGNDGAKGVAIVIKDHTGTLVPPGAPSAKYPLITNSVNDMVFNAYYRSTATTVTAGTASADVQFVVAVN from the coding sequence GTGAAAATAACGTTCTCTGCACTGGGCCTTGCCCTGGCTGCTGCGCTGGCAGGCCCCTCGGCGTTTGCAAATACCGGCACTATCAACTTTGAAGGCAAGATCACCAGCAGCACGTGCCCCATCGAAGTCGTCAACCCTGGCGATGGCGCAATTGGCAATCAAGTGAAAATGGGCAGCGTCGACGCCTCCCGCTTTACCGGAATCGGCCAGGAATACAGCGGCAAGACCTTCGTGTTGCGTTTGAATGACAAGGGTAACTGCAACCTGACCGGCACCCACGACGTTGCAAGAGTCACCTTCAACGGTGTTGGCGACAGCTCCGGCAAATACTTCGGGATCACACCGGGCAACGATGGCGCTAAAGGCGTTGCCATCGTGATCAAGGACCATACCGGCACTCTCGTTCCGCCTGGCGCACCGTCTGCGAAGTACCCGCTGATCACAAATAGCGTTAACGACATGGTTTTCAACGCCTACTACCGCTCGACCGCAACCACTGTCACGGCCGGTACTGCTTCGGCAGACGTACAGTTTGTCGTTGCCGTTAACTGA